Genomic window (Streptomyces cadmiisoli):
GACCGGACCCCGGAGCGCGAAGCCCCGGAGCCCGCCACCTCTGAAGCCTGCCGACCCCGAGGTCGGTCAGCTCCTGAGGTTCATCACCTCTTGAGGTCGGTCAGCCCTTGAGGGCGGCCATCCACTCCTCCACCTCGGCGGAGCGCCTCGGCAGACCCGCGGACAGGTTCCGGTTGCCGTCCTCGGTGACCAGGATGTCGTCCTCGATGCGGACGCCGATGCCCCGGTACTCCTCGGGCACCGTCAGGTCGTCCGCCTGGAAGTACAGGCCGGGCTCCACCGTCAGGCACATCCCGGGCTCCAGGACACCCTCCACATACGTCTCGGTCCGCGCCGCGGCGCAGTCGTGGACGTCCATGCCGAGCATGTGGCCGGTGCCGTGCAGCGTCCAGCGGCGCTGCAGGCCCAGTTCCAGCACCCGCTCGACCGGGCCCTCGACCAGGCCCCACTCGACGATCCGTTCGGCCAGCACGCGCTGCGCCGCGTCATGGAAGTCGCGGTACTTCGCGCCCGGCTTCACCGCCGCGATACCGGCCTCCTGGGCGTCGTACACCGCGTCGTAGATCTTCTTCTGGACCTCGCTGAACCGGCCGTTGACCGGCAGCGTGCGCGTGACGTCCGCGGTGTAGTACGTGTGCGTCTCCACACCCGCGTCCAGCAGCAGCAGGTCACCGGAGCGCACGGGCCCGTCGTTGCGCACCCAGTGCAGGGTGCAGGCGTGCGGTCCGGACGCGCAGATGGAGCCGTAGCCGACGTCGTTGCCCTCCACGCGGGCGCGGAGGAAGAACGTTCCCTCGATGTAGCGCTCGGAGGTGGCCTCCGCCTTGTCGAGGACCTTCACCACGTCCTCGAAGCCGCGCACGGTCGAGTCGACCGCCTTCTGGAGCTCGCCGACCTCGAAGTCGTCCTTGACCAGGCGCATCTCGGAGAGGAAGACCCGCAGTTCGTCGTCGCGCTCGGCGGTGACCTTGTCGGTCAGGGCGGCCTCGATGCCGGCGTCGTAGCCGCGCACGACCCGGACCGGCCCGGTGGCCTCGCGCAGGGCGCCGGCCAGTTCGCGCACGTCGGAG
Coding sequences:
- a CDS encoding aminopeptidase P family protein, whose translation is MTVADELNPETPETSETESAEPMKQRKNGLYPGVSDELAESMRTGWADTELRDLQPIAQAAETAARRAALSARFPGERLVVPAGNLKTRSNDTEYPFRASVEYAYLTGNQTEDGVLVLEPGAEGHTATIYLLPRSDRENGEFWLSGQGELWVGRRHSLTEAATLHGIPASDVRELAGALREATGPVRVVRGYDAGIEAALTDKVTAERDDELRVFLSEMRLVKDDFEVGELQKAVDSTVRGFEDVVKVLDKAEATSERYIEGTFFLRARVEGNDVGYGSICASGPHACTLHWVRNDGPVRSGDLLLLDAGVETHTYYTADVTRTLPVNGRFSEVQKKIYDAVYDAQEAGIAAVKPGAKYRDFHDAAQRVLAERIVEWGLVEGPVERVLELGLQRRWTLHGTGHMLGMDVHDCAAARTETYVEGVLEPGMCLTVEPGLYFQADDLTVPEEYRGIGVRIEDDILVTEDGNRNLSAGLPRRSAEVEEWMAALKG